The Candidatus Krumholzibacteriia bacterium genome contains a region encoding:
- the rpoZ gene encoding DNA-directed RNA polymerase subunit omega, translating into MAYVPVENVTKVVLNKYEAVVVAAREARKINSVMRMVGRDESKEKVTSRALKRVGRGDVDFVYIDEQTAFAAPLESTQDEKSESAL; encoded by the coding sequence ATGGCGTACGTACCGGTCGAGAACGTGACGAAGGTGGTCTTGAACAAGTACGAGGCTGTGGTGGTGGCGGCACGGGAAGCGCGCAAGATCAACAGTGTCATGCGCATGGTGGGGCGGGACGAGTCCAAGGAGAAAGTCACCTCGCGGGCCCTGAAGCGGGTCGGGCGCGGGGACGTGGACTTCGTCTATATCGACGAGCAGACCGCGTTCGCGGCGCCGCTCGAGAGCACGCAGGATGAAAAGTCCGAATCCGCACTCTGA
- a CDS encoding YicC/YloC family endoribonuclease produces MLKSMTGFGVAEAESHGYKISVELRSVNHRYLDVSLRLPRPLLAFEDTIKTRVRERIDRGRVSLGFAFESREELEDIALNQPLVRAYGGVIRQLAAELGVGDGAVHTPAFVAPLVASLLAQPEVLVRGYSELDGDAVQALLLEVIDRAIEQANQMKAREGSSLGEDLARRLGLIQDCLERVEKRAPRVPEEARGALRARLARLLDGGEVEPQRLAQEVALLADRSDITEECVRLRSHLQQFHTAIGARDQGARRMGFLLQEMHREVNTIGSKTTQLEITHEVLKMKEEIEKLREQIQNLE; encoded by the coding sequence ATGCTCAAGAGCATGACGGGGTTCGGGGTCGCCGAAGCCGAGAGCCACGGCTACAAGATCAGCGTGGAACTGCGCTCGGTGAACCACCGGTACCTCGACGTCTCGCTCCGGTTGCCGCGACCGCTTCTCGCTTTCGAGGACACGATCAAGACGCGGGTGCGCGAGCGCATCGACCGGGGCCGTGTGAGTCTGGGCTTCGCTTTCGAGTCGCGCGAAGAGCTGGAAGACATCGCGCTCAACCAGCCTCTGGTCCGCGCCTACGGCGGCGTCATCCGCCAGCTGGCGGCGGAGCTCGGTGTCGGCGACGGCGCCGTGCACACTCCGGCTTTCGTCGCCCCGTTGGTGGCGTCGTTGCTCGCGCAACCCGAGGTGCTCGTGCGCGGCTACAGCGAGCTGGACGGCGATGCCGTGCAAGCACTGCTGCTCGAGGTCATCGACCGCGCCATCGAGCAGGCCAACCAGATGAAGGCGCGCGAGGGGAGCAGCCTCGGCGAGGACCTGGCCCGCCGGCTCGGGCTCATCCAGGACTGCTTGGAGCGGGTGGAGAAGAGGGCGCCCCGGGTTCCCGAGGAAGCGCGGGGAGCGCTACGTGCACGGCTGGCACGGCTCCTGGACGGCGGCGAGGTGGAGCCGCAGCGACTGGCGCAAGAGGTGGCGCTCTTGGCCGATCGCAGCGACATCACGGAGGAGTGCGTGCGGCTGCGCAGCCACTTGCAGCAGTTCCATACCGCCATCGGAGCGCGCGACCAAGGTGCCCGGCGCATGGGATTCCTGCTGCAAGAAATGCACCGCGAAGTGAACACGATCGGCTCCAAGACGACGCAGCTCGAGATCACCCACGAGGTTCTGAAGATGAAGGAAGAGATCGAGAAGCTGCGGGAGCAGATCCAGAACCTGGAGTGA
- the gmk gene encoding guanylate kinase: MRRKPFVMVLSGPSGAGKSTFVAGLLQTFTDLRFSVSATTRPRRPHEVDGRDYHFLAEEEFEKRVGAGAFLEHAEVHGARYGTLEAEVSNTLRQGLSILLDVDVQGGVNVKHRLPDAVLVFILPPSLQVLEQRLRQRGTEAEETIRRRLQRAPEEIRHLSDYDYVVVNDTVAETQEALVAIYRAESLRRERLQDAGGGTDVVAAWLRAESPSGR, encoded by the coding sequence GTGCGGCGGAAGCCCTTCGTCATGGTGCTCTCGGGCCCGTCGGGGGCGGGGAAGTCCACCTTCGTGGCGGGTCTGCTGCAGACCTTCACGGACCTCCGCTTCTCGGTCTCGGCGACGACGCGGCCGCGGCGGCCGCACGAGGTGGATGGACGGGACTACCACTTCCTGGCGGAAGAGGAGTTCGAGAAGCGCGTGGGGGCGGGGGCGTTCCTCGAGCACGCCGAGGTGCACGGGGCCCGCTACGGTACCCTGGAGGCGGAGGTTTCGAACACGCTCCGCCAAGGGCTCTCCATCCTCCTCGATGTGGACGTGCAGGGGGGCGTGAACGTCAAACACCGGCTCCCGGACGCGGTGCTCGTCTTCATCCTGCCGCCATCGCTGCAGGTGCTGGAGCAGCGGCTGCGCCAGCGCGGCACCGAGGCGGAGGAGACGATCCGCCGCCGGCTGCAACGGGCGCCGGAAGAAATCCGCCACCTGTCGGACTACGATTACGTGGTGGTGAACGACACGGTGGCGGAGACGCAGGAAGCTCTCGTCGCCATCTACCGCGCCGAAAGCCTGCGGCGCGAGCGTCTGCAGGACGCTGGGGGCGGCACCGACGTGGTCGCCGCTTGGCTGCGAGCGGAAAGCCCATCGGGGCGTTGA
- a CDS encoding NFACT RNA binding domain-containing protein, protein MDAVLLARFVAAQRPRLEGAKVQRLVCVGDGLVLALGTRHGTAELGLLGALGAAWAYCLHGRVREELHAELGALYPALVAPAGKELGLRLDDATALDALRAWLLRPAAAAPDWLQLEGTEIRALRTAPEDRRLWLECERLRTRETERFTLVAELFDRGANFLLLGPGDVQLANWSGRRPAPEPGSGHIAQKDKNPPSSSASTTVGLSPGANPADGDGSDNAPSLAAVAHLTLAAAAAAALARTHRQSLQREAKRVQKLLGKLEADAEHTKQAEAWRRQAELLSANLHRVQRGQEQLEVEDLYTPGARLTLSLDPSLAPHENVALFFKRARRAARGHAAVEARLQEARAAADALDARLAVFPDAGGASATDWSDVLQPARDTWKAALSSALAKAEASKLWAPGGPPWQLARPSTEAGRGAGAGRGADARRAADAGPGRRFLLAGNWEVRVGRNNGENDELTHRFAAADDVWLHASGVSGSHVVLRMQGRKDNPPREILEAAAAIAARFSQAKHARTVPVLWTRKRYVRKPRGGTPGLATCSHEKTLFVRPGLPEGPQEANDD, encoded by the coding sequence GTGGATGCCGTCCTGCTCGCACGCTTCGTCGCAGCGCAACGGCCGCGACTCGAAGGCGCCAAGGTGCAGCGCCTGGTCTGCGTCGGCGATGGTCTCGTCCTGGCGCTCGGGACGCGGCACGGCACGGCTGAGCTCGGCCTGCTGGGCGCCCTGGGCGCTGCCTGGGCCTACTGCCTGCACGGAAGGGTTCGGGAGGAACTGCACGCCGAACTCGGCGCTCTCTACCCTGCTCTCGTCGCTCCGGCGGGAAAAGAGCTCGGTCTCCGCCTCGACGATGCCACCGCGCTCGATGCTCTCCGCGCCTGGCTCCTGCGCCCCGCCGCCGCTGCCCCTGACTGGCTCCAGCTCGAAGGAACGGAGATCCGCGCGCTACGCACGGCGCCCGAGGATCGCCGGCTCTGGCTCGAGTGCGAGCGATTGCGAACCAGGGAAACGGAGCGCTTCACCCTGGTCGCGGAGCTCTTCGACCGCGGCGCGAACTTTCTCCTCCTCGGACCTGGTGACGTGCAGCTCGCCAACTGGAGCGGCCGGCGGCCGGCGCCGGAACCGGGCTCCGGGCACATTGCCCAGAAGGACAAGAATCCGCCCTCATCCAGTGCCTCCACCACAGTGGGCCTGTCTCCTGGAGCCAACCCAGCTGACGGCGACGGCTCCGACAACGCTCCCTCCCTCGCCGCCGTGGCGCACCTCACCTTGGCCGCGGCTGCTGCCGCCGCACTCGCCCGCACACACCGGCAGTCGCTGCAGCGCGAGGCCAAACGCGTGCAGAAACTACTCGGCAAGCTCGAAGCCGATGCAGAACACACCAAGCAGGCTGAAGCATGGCGCCGTCAGGCGGAGCTCCTGAGCGCCAACCTGCACCGGGTGCAGCGCGGCCAGGAACAGCTCGAGGTGGAGGATCTGTACACGCCTGGCGCGCGTCTCACCTTGAGCCTCGATCCGAGTCTGGCGCCGCACGAGAACGTGGCGCTCTTCTTCAAGCGCGCTCGCCGCGCCGCGCGCGGTCATGCCGCGGTGGAAGCGCGCCTGCAGGAAGCCCGTGCCGCGGCGGACGCACTGGACGCACGCCTCGCCGTCTTCCCCGACGCCGGCGGTGCTTCCGCCACGGACTGGTCCGACGTCCTGCAACCCGCCCGCGACACCTGGAAAGCGGCGCTCTCGTCCGCTCTCGCCAAGGCCGAGGCCTCGAAGCTCTGGGCCCCGGGAGGGCCGCCATGGCAGCTCGCCCGGCCGTCCACCGAAGCTGGGCGCGGCGCCGGGGCAGGTCGCGGTGCTGACGCCAGGCGCGCTGCCGACGCCGGCCCGGGCCGCCGCTTCCTCTTGGCGGGAAACTGGGAGGTCCGTGTCGGGCGCAACAATGGGGAGAACGACGAGCTCACCCATCGTTTCGCCGCCGCCGACGACGTCTGGTTGCACGCGAGCGGCGTATCCGGTTCGCACGTGGTGCTGCGCATGCAGGGGCGCAAGGACAATCCGCCGCGGGAGATCCTGGAAGCTGCCGCCGCCATCGCCGCCCGCTTCAGCCAGGCGAAGCACGCCCGCACCGTACCCGTCCTCTGGACGCGCAAGCGTTACGTCCGCAAGCCCCGCGGCGGTACTCCCGGCCTCGCCACCTGCTCGCACGAGAAGACCCTCTTCGTCCGCCCCGGCCTGCCCGAGGGGCCACAGGAAGCGAACGACGACTGA
- a CDS encoding uracil-DNA glycosylase, producing MGEAPDPGRGVSVSTAPPDAVELLRRYLQQRLDAGEKAVFSASSGAAAGVTATGASEAGLAAGGIDSLAKVAAEVRACTRCRLHATRTQAVPGVGPEGAAVLFIGEGPGADEDAQGEPFVGRAGQLLTKIIESVQLRRQDVFITNIVKCRPPNNRDPEPDEIAACRPYLDRQVRLLQPRVICTLGRHAGSTLLGRQESMASLRSGQHTYAEIPLFPTYHPAALLRNPQWKRPVWEDIQKVRRAFDRSSESS from the coding sequence ATGGGCGAAGCGCCGGACCCCGGCCGGGGCGTGAGCGTGAGCACCGCGCCTCCCGATGCGGTCGAACTGCTGCGTCGCTACCTGCAGCAGCGCCTCGATGCGGGTGAGAAAGCCGTTTTCTCGGCGTCGAGCGGCGCCGCGGCAGGGGTGACGGCCACGGGCGCGTCCGAAGCGGGGCTCGCTGCCGGCGGTATCGATTCGTTGGCCAAGGTCGCAGCCGAGGTCCGCGCCTGCACCCGCTGCCGGCTGCACGCGACGCGCACCCAAGCTGTCCCTGGGGTCGGACCGGAGGGCGCCGCGGTGCTCTTCATTGGCGAGGGGCCTGGGGCGGATGAGGATGCGCAAGGCGAACCCTTCGTCGGCCGCGCTGGGCAGCTGCTCACCAAGATCATCGAGTCCGTGCAGCTGCGACGGCAAGACGTCTTCATCACCAACATCGTCAAGTGCCGGCCGCCGAACAACCGGGACCCCGAACCCGACGAGATCGCCGCCTGCAGGCCGTACCTCGACCGGCAAGTGCGGCTCTTGCAACCGCGCGTCATCTGCACCCTCGGGCGTCACGCCGGGTCGACGTTGCTCGGCCGGCAGGAGTCCATGGCGAGCCTTAGGTCGGGGCAGCACACCTATGCCGAGATCCCGCTTTTCCCCACCTATCACCCGGCGGCGCTGCTGCGTAACCCGCAGTGGAAGCGGCCGGTATGGGAAGATATCCAGAAGGTGCGGCGCGCCTTCGACCGAAGCTCCGAAAGCTCCTGA
- the dnaB gene encoding replicative DNA helicase: MALPERVIPGQVPPHSLEAEVAVLGAILLEAEALPRALEVLTPDCFYKSNHRLVFQAAVQLFERREVVDIVTITNELRRMDRIDAVGGGLALSTLLDSVATAANVEHHARIVYDKYLARRLITASKEIIQEGYADRLPTKELLDQAQASIFAVGEGSVREGFVHIKDVVRQSFVEIENLHHNPEAMTGTRTGFDDLDAMLTGLHNGDLVIVAARPSMGKTSLMLSIVQNITIDGKHPVAIFSLEMSKQQLALRLLCSEARVDSYRLRRGVISKHEWPNLTRAASLLTNAPIYIDDTPAINVLEMRAKARRLKMEKGLRLIVVDYLQLMQSAARQENRQQEISSISRALKGLSKELDVPVMALSQLSRAVESRTGNRRPMLSDLRESGAIEQDADVVLFLYREEVYDRECPEDLKGIAEVIIGKHRNGPIGEVKLKFFAEYTRFENLLRGIS, encoded by the coding sequence ATGGCTTTGCCGGAACGCGTCATTCCGGGACAGGTGCCGCCGCACTCCCTGGAGGCCGAGGTGGCCGTCCTGGGCGCCATCCTGCTGGAAGCGGAGGCGCTGCCCCGGGCGCTGGAGGTCCTCACCCCGGACTGCTTCTACAAGTCGAACCACCGCCTCGTCTTCCAGGCCGCGGTCCAGCTCTTCGAGCGCCGCGAGGTGGTGGATATCGTCACCATCACCAACGAGTTGCGCCGCATGGACCGGATCGACGCCGTGGGCGGCGGCCTGGCCCTCTCCACCCTCCTGGACAGCGTCGCCACGGCCGCCAACGTCGAGCACCACGCCCGCATCGTCTACGACAAGTACCTGGCGCGCCGCCTCATCACCGCCTCCAAGGAGATCATCCAGGAAGGCTACGCCGACCGGCTGCCCACCAAAGAGCTGCTGGATCAGGCGCAGGCCAGCATCTTCGCCGTCGGCGAGGGCAGCGTGCGCGAGGGCTTCGTGCACATCAAGGACGTGGTGCGGCAGAGCTTCGTCGAGATCGAGAACCTGCACCACAACCCGGAGGCCATGACGGGGACCCGCACCGGGTTCGACGACCTGGACGCCATGCTCACCGGGCTGCACAACGGCGATCTGGTGATCGTGGCGGCGCGGCCCTCGATGGGGAAGACGAGCCTCATGCTCTCGATCGTGCAGAACATCACCATCGACGGCAAGCACCCGGTGGCGATCTTCAGCCTGGAAATGTCGAAGCAGCAGCTGGCGCTGCGGCTCCTGTGCTCGGAGGCGCGGGTGGACAGCTACCGGCTGCGCCGCGGCGTCATTTCCAAGCACGAGTGGCCGAACCTGACGCGCGCGGCGAGCCTGCTCACCAATGCGCCGATCTACATCGACGACACTCCGGCCATCAACGTGCTGGAAATGCGCGCCAAGGCGCGGCGTCTGAAGATGGAGAAGGGTCTGCGCCTCATCGTGGTGGACTACCTGCAACTCATGCAATCGGCGGCGAGGCAGGAGAACCGGCAGCAGGAGATCTCCTCCATCTCCCGGGCGCTCAAGGGGCTGTCGAAGGAGCTGGACGTGCCGGTGATGGCGCTCTCCCAGCTCTCCCGCGCCGTCGAGTCGCGCACCGGCAACCGGAGGCCCATGCTCTCGGATCTGCGCGAGTCCGGCGCCATCGAGCAGGACGCCGACGTGGTGCTCTTCCTCTACCGGGAAGAGGTCTACGACCGCGAGTGCCCCGAGGATCTCAAGGGCATCGCCGAGGTCATCATCGGCAAGCACCGCAATGGCCCCATCGGCGAGGTGAAGCTCAAGTTCTTCGCCGAGTACACCCGCTTCGAGAACCTGTTGCGCGGGATCTCGTGA
- a CDS encoding MBL fold metallo-hydrolase: MSQLYFKQHLAGRDFAQSDAAATQMLNFVYAIGDAAKRECVLVDPAWDVDGLLALLDADGMKLVGALATHYHPDHVGGSMFGFQVEGLQRLLALRPVPVHVHRAEAEGIRVVTGLSTSDLVQHDGDDTLPAGDVPIRFLHTPGHTPGSQCFLVDDHLVAGDTLFVQGCGRVDLPGGNAEEMYRTLTQRLAQLPDTVVLYPGHDYGDQPTATLGEQRRTNYALRLGSLDDWLRLMGGTAW; the protein is encoded by the coding sequence ATGAGCCAGCTCTATTTCAAGCAACACCTGGCCGGACGCGACTTCGCCCAGAGCGACGCGGCGGCGACCCAGATGCTCAACTTCGTCTACGCCATCGGCGATGCGGCGAAGCGCGAGTGCGTCCTCGTCGATCCGGCCTGGGACGTGGACGGCTTGCTCGCGCTCCTCGACGCCGACGGCATGAAGCTGGTGGGCGCTCTCGCCACCCACTATCACCCGGACCACGTGGGTGGCAGCATGTTCGGCTTTCAGGTCGAGGGGCTGCAGCGGCTGCTCGCGCTGCGACCCGTGCCGGTGCACGTGCACCGTGCCGAAGCCGAGGGCATCCGCGTCGTCACCGGGCTTTCCACCAGCGACCTGGTGCAACACGACGGCGACGACACCTTGCCTGCCGGCGACGTCCCGATCCGCTTCTTGCACACGCCGGGCCACACTCCGGGCAGCCAGTGCTTCCTCGTGGACGACCACCTCGTCGCCGGCGATACGCTCTTCGTCCAGGGGTGCGGCCGCGTCGACCTTCCCGGCGGGAACGCCGAGGAGATGTACCGCACCCTGACGCAACGCTTGGCCCAGCTCCCGGACACGGTGGTGCTGTACCCGGGCCACGATTACGGCGACCAGCCCACCGCCACTCTCGGCGAGCAACGGCGCACGAACTACGCCCTCCGACTCGGCAGCCTCGACGACTGGCTGCGGCTCATGGGCGGGACGGCCTGGTGA
- the coaBC gene encoding bifunctional phosphopantothenoylcysteine decarboxylase/phosphopantothenate--cysteine ligase CoaBC — protein MKSPNPHSEAANAAEPFQGRRVVLCVTGGIAAYKAAYLTRGLVRAGAQVSVVMTEAAQRFVGPLTFETLSGNRVVTSTFERVYETGPVEHVDLAERTDLVVVAPATYNFLGKLCAGIADDAVTTFISAVVCPVLVAPAMNEHMWRNPINQRNVGALHALGYHFVDPERGGLACSWEGEGRMAEPETILAAARELLHPGPKTLPSPARSSLSGLTVLVTAAGTWEAIDPVRFVGNRSSGRMGYALAAAAARRGAQVLLVSGPSALEIPAGLLSSRRVESAAEMLQACRDWLPRADILLMAAAVADYRPRQVAENKIKRSRAAMQLDLEATPDVLAELRPLKESRLFVGFALETAADPGPAAQAKLRDKGLDLVVANRVGADTGPEQRTNQVWIWNAEGLVEATPVLDKQVVAEIVLDAVENAWAKRRTPAGA, from the coding sequence ATGAAAAGTCCGAATCCGCACTCTGAGGCGGCGAACGCCGCCGAGCCCTTCCAGGGCCGGCGCGTCGTCCTCTGCGTGACCGGCGGCATCGCCGCCTACAAGGCGGCGTACCTGACCCGCGGCCTGGTCCGGGCCGGGGCGCAGGTGTCCGTGGTGATGACCGAAGCGGCGCAGCGCTTCGTCGGACCGCTCACTTTCGAGACGCTCTCCGGCAACCGCGTGGTCACCAGCACCTTCGAGCGCGTCTACGAAACGGGCCCGGTGGAGCACGTGGACCTGGCGGAGCGGACCGACCTCGTCGTCGTGGCACCGGCGACCTACAACTTCCTGGGGAAGCTCTGCGCCGGCATCGCCGATGATGCCGTCACCACCTTCATCTCTGCGGTCGTGTGTCCCGTGCTCGTGGCGCCGGCGATGAACGAGCACATGTGGCGCAATCCGATCAACCAGCGCAACGTCGGCGCCCTCCACGCCCTGGGCTACCACTTCGTCGACCCCGAGCGCGGCGGCCTCGCCTGCAGCTGGGAGGGCGAAGGCCGCATGGCCGAGCCCGAAACGATCCTGGCGGCGGCGCGGGAGCTCCTGCACCCCGGGCCTAAGACGCTCCCATCCCCGGCACGGAGTTCGCTCTCCGGTCTCACCGTGCTCGTCACCGCCGCCGGCACCTGGGAGGCCATCGACCCGGTGCGCTTCGTCGGCAATCGCTCGAGCGGACGCATGGGGTACGCCCTGGCGGCCGCTGCGGCGCGGCGCGGGGCGCAGGTGCTCTTGGTCTCCGGACCCAGCGCCCTCGAGATCCCCGCGGGGCTTTTGAGCAGCCGCCGCGTCGAATCGGCGGCGGAGATGTTGCAAGCGTGCCGCGACTGGCTGCCGCGGGCGGACATCCTGCTCATGGCGGCGGCGGTGGCGGACTACCGGCCGCGGCAGGTGGCAGAAAACAAGATCAAGCGCAGCCGCGCCGCCATGCAGCTCGACCTCGAGGCGACGCCGGACGTGCTCGCCGAGCTGCGGCCGCTGAAGGAGTCGCGGCTCTTCGTCGGCTTCGCCCTCGAGACCGCGGCGGATCCGGGCCCGGCGGCGCAGGCGAAGCTGCGCGACAAGGGCCTCGATCTCGTGGTGGCGAACCGCGTCGGTGCGGACACGGGGCCGGAACAGCGCACGAACCAAGTATGGATCTGGAACGCCGAAGGTCTGGTCGAGGCCACACCCGTCCTCGACAAGCAGGTGGTGGCCGAGATCGTCCTCGACGCGGTGGAGAACGCATGGGCGAAGCGCCGGACCCCGGCCGGGGCGTGA